Proteins co-encoded in one Acidobacteriota bacterium genomic window:
- a CDS encoding DUF433 domain-containing protein, translating to MSVNERITINPKQCGGRPCIRGMRIRVTDVLDLLGSGLSKEQILDEMPDLEMEDIDAVLQYAARRFDHPILPAFA from the coding sequence TCAATCCAAAACAGTGCGGCGGAAGACCTTGTATTCGCGGAATGAGAATCCGTGTGACGGATGTTCTTGATCTACTTGGCTCTGGCCTTTCAAAGGAACAAATACTCGACGAAATGCCGGATCTTGAGATGGAGGACATTGATGCGGTTCTTCAATATGCGGCTCGTAGATTTGACCATCCAATTTTGCCGGCCTTTGCATGA